The following are encoded in a window of Panicum virgatum strain AP13 chromosome 5N, P.virgatum_v5, whole genome shotgun sequence genomic DNA:
- the LOC120672277 gene encoding coiled-coil domain-containing protein 1-like: MPHGKLGIADGAISISEKETIKTRKRCAQPNTTAREKRLERENKELRKENDRYQELQRVVRALAAKGGMDYDALAKETVPNLDAEFEDAVSQEHDGIGHDISGQENIDRIDCRDEDNEGYNDNDEGYNVDDEGYNDDDEGYMDNEDDENYRNYGRDSDDEDYNLW, encoded by the exons ATGCCACATGGCAAGCTGGGAATTGCTGATGGGGCAATTAGCATTAGTGAGAAGGAAACAATTAAGACAAGGAAGAGGTGTGCACAACCGAATACTACTGCTAGAGAGAAGCGGCTTGAAAGGGAGAATAAAGAGCTCCGAAAGGAAAATGATCGTTATCAGGAGCTTCAACGTGTTGTGCGG GCTCTGGCTGCTAAAGGGGGAATGGATTATGATGCATTAGCTAAGGAAACTGTACCTAACTTG GATGCTGAATTTGAGGATGCAGTCTCACAGGAGCATGATGGAATTGGTCATGATATATCTGGACAG GAAAACATTGATAGAATAGACTGCCGTGATGAGGACAATGAAGGATACAATGATAATGATGAAGGATACAACGTTGATGATGAAGGATACAACGATGATGATGAAGGATACATGGACAATGAAGATGACGAGAATTATCGCAACTATGGTAGGgacagtgatgatgaggattacAACCTTTGGTGA